A stretch of the Arachis stenosperma cultivar V10309 chromosome 6, arast.V10309.gnm1.PFL2, whole genome shotgun sequence genome encodes the following:
- the LOC130934635 gene encoding serine/threonine-protein phosphatase 7 long form homolog has product MLTCDHPILPDRYNDRVEEHLRVTGFYHASQIGVVQNQKALVNALIERWHSDTHTFHLPIGECVVSLEDVALILGLPTDGLPVTGMTMSSFPALEVKCLHQFGVAPRKSDCRGCCIKLTWLRDLKENIQLTDEISIQRYVKCHIMLLIRTILFGDKSGAGVHWKYLPLLHNFASIGQYSWGSACLAHLYRALCRASRYNCKEMDGPITLLFGWAWIRMPYLSPLPREPHSFSLANRWRNWERGDRRYRYLNLAHFRKAFDDLQEGKFLQVRRLEFSQKVRLYMPDAKHMKSSRR; this is encoded by the exons ATGTTGACCTGTGATCATCCAATTCTGCCGGATCGGTACAACGATCGAGTGGAGGAGCATTTACGAGTTACTGGATTTTATCATGCATCTCAAATTGGTGTCGTACAAAATCAGAAAGCACTCGTGAATGCTCTAATCGAACGCTGGCACTCTGATACACATACGTTTCACCTTCCAATTGGTGAATGTGTCGTAAGTCTTGAAGATGTTGCTCTAATTCTTGGTCTTCCGACGGATGGTCTTCCAGTTACTGGGATGACAATGAGTAGTTTCCCAGCGTTGGAGGTGAAGTGTTTGCATCAGTTTGGAGTTGCACCGCGTAAGTCGGACTGTAGAGGATGCTGCATAAAACTAACTTGGCTGCGGGATCTAAAAGAAAACATTCAGTTGACTGATGAAATAAGTATACAAAGGTATGTGAAGTGTCACATTATGTTGCTGATCAGGACGATCTTGTTTGGGGATAAATCTGGGGCAGGTGTGCACTGGAAGTATCTACCATTGCTTCATAATTTTGCCAGTATTGGACAGTATAGTTGGGGATCAGCATGCCTAGCACACCTCTACAGGGCATTATGCAGGGCATCTCGTTATAACTGTAAGGAAATGGATGGTCCAATAACACTTCTGTTCGGTTGGGCTTGGATCCGAATGCCATACCTATCGCCGCTTCCTAGGGAACCCCACAGTTTTTCACTAGCCAACAG GTGGCGTAATTGGGAGCGTGGTGACAGACGATATAGATATCTTAATCTAGCTCACTTTAGGAAGGCCTTTGATGACCTCCAGGAAGGCAAG TTTCTGCAAGTACGGCGCCTTGAATTTTCTCAGAAAGTTCGACTCTATATGCCTGATGCAAAACATATGAAAAGCTCTAGGAGATGA